A window of the Lolium perenne isolate Kyuss_39 chromosome 7, Kyuss_2.0, whole genome shotgun sequence genome harbors these coding sequences:
- the LOC127326668 gene encoding uncharacterized protein, giving the protein MDLRAAPTISPASPARVRRQPTPAGRRRPPVLRLPSQRQGAAGSTLSGRPDSSRTCVYRGGAKGGARHAAAAVQLGNDLLTANWSWWSHRAPLPEWTCWSRLATTCPPAHVTQARGRRRQEPASSTCRWEERPGHQSLNGMMMVFSPWLRGAHGSSLPHQGIEYVLLEESEGTM; this is encoded by the exons ATGGACCTCCGCGCCGCCCCAACCATTTCCCCAGCCTCACCTGCTAGGGTTCGGAGGCAACCAACTCCCGCGGGGCGGCGCCGGCCGCCGGTCCTCCGTCTACCGAGCCAGCGCCAAGGAGCGGCTGGTAGCACCCTCTCCGGCCGTCCTGATTCCAGCCGGACCTGCGTCTACCGAGGCGGCGCCAAGGGGGGAGCAAGGCACGCCGCTGCAGCCGTCCAACTCGGCAACGACCTG CTCACAGCTAACTGGTCATGGTGGTCTCACAGAGCACCGCTTCCCGAGTGGACCTGCTGGAGCCGTCTTGCCACGACCTGTCCCCCTGCTCATGTCACCCAAGCAAGAGGCCGCCGCCGACAAGAACCAGCTTCCTCCACCTGCAGATG GGAGGAGAGACCAGGCCACCAAAGCCTCAACGGTATGATGATGGTGTTCTCCCCGTGGCTCCGAGGAGCTCACGGTTCTTCCCTGCCACACCAAG GGATTGAATATGTTTTGCTGGAAGAAAGTGAGGGGACAATGTAG